One segment of Channa argus isolate prfri chromosome 17, Channa argus male v1.0, whole genome shotgun sequence DNA contains the following:
- the zfyve1 gene encoding zinc finger FYVE domain-containing protein 1 isoform X2, whose amino-acid sequence MSTYPPATAPQENSVAAGESAMEILKAKLEKVCSFLLVDEKEEVQVKDVDDFVNKLGCRPDQLLKVVSIFGNTGEGKSHTLNHTFFVGREVFKTSPTQESCTVGVWAAMDPVHCIVVIDTEGLLGSGANQGQRTRLLLKVLAISDIVIYRTHADRLHDDLFKFLGDASEAYLKHFSRELKATTTRCGLDVPLSTLGPAVIIFHETVHTKLLGSDKPSESAERLLQERFRKLGVFPEAFSSIQYRGTRTYNPPTDFSGLLRSLEQQLDNNTTRSARSASVIYKALQALSERFSGEIPDEHMTSNSFFPDEYFTCSSICLSCGSGCKSSMNHLKEGLDHEAKQRCRYSAQYDNRIYTCKACYEGGKEVIVVPKTTASSDSPWFGLAIYAWSGYVIECPNCSVIYRSRQYWYGNQDPVETVVRTEIQHIWPGSDGFLKDNNNAAQRLLDGVKYISQSVSELSVKPAKAVTSWLTDQIAPTYWKPNSLILKCHKCGEEFQPNDTKHHCRACGEGFCDSCSSKTRPVPERGWGLDPVRVCDACFHNRGIPTELLDAALEEEGGTLIARKVGEAVQNTLGAVVGAIDIPVGLVKDAARPAYWVPDQDIHSCCECHREFTPRLSIHHCRACGQGVCDDCSQARRPVPSRGWYHPVRVCNGCNQKPGDL is encoded by the exons GTGAAAGATGTGGATGACTTTGTCAACAAACTAGGCTGCAGGCCAGATCAGCTCCTCAAGGTGGTCTCCATTTTTGGAAACACCGGGGAGGGCAAGTCTCATACTCTGAACCACACATTTTTTGTTGGGAGAGAAGTGTTCAAGACCTCACCCACCCAAGAGTCTTGCACTGTGGGTGTATGGGCAGCTATGGACCCTGTGCACTGTATCGTAGTCATTGACACAGAGGGACTACTTGGCTCTG GAGCCAACCAGGGCCAGCGAACAAGGCTTCTGCTCAAGGTCTTAGCCATCTCTGACATCGTCATTTACCGGACCCATGCTGACCGTCTCCATGATGATCTCTTCAAATTCCTTGGTGATGCATCAGAAGCCTACTTGAAACATTTCTCTAGGGAGTTGAAAGCGACTACCACTCGCTGTGGTCTAGATGTCCCATTGTCCACTCTGGGCCCGGCAGTGATTATCTTCCATGAGACTGTCCACACTAAGCTTTTAGGATCAG ACAAACCATCTGAATCAGCCGAGCGTCTGCTCCAGGAGCGTTTCAGGAAGTTAGGTGTATTTCCAGAAGCCTTCAGCTCTATTCAGTACCGTGGAACTCGGACCTACAACCCTCCCACAGACTTCAGTGGTCTGCTGCGCAGCCTGGAGCAACAGCTGGATAACAACACTACTCGTTCAGCACGTTCTGCAAGTGTTATATACAAGGCTCTGCAG GCCCTCAGTGAGCGCTTCAGTGGGGAGATTCCAGATGAGCACATGACTAGTAACTCCTTCTTTCCAGATGAGTACTTTACCTGCTCTAGCATCTGCCTCAGCTGTGG CTCTGGTTGTAAAAGTAGCATGAATCACCTAAAGGAAGGACTCGACCACGAAGCCAAACAACGCTGCCGCTACTCTGCACAGTATGACAACCGCATCTACACCTGCAAG GCCTGCTATGAGGGAGGGAAAGAGGTAATAGTGGTTCCAAAAACAACAGCATCCTCTGATTCACCATGGTTTGGCCTCGCCATCTATGCCTGGTCTGG GTATGTAATTGAATGCCCCAACTGTTCAGTGATCTACAGAAGCAGACAATACTGGTATGGAAACCAGGACCCAGTGGAAACAGTGGTCAGAACAGAGATCCAGCACATCTGGCCTGGG TCTGATGGATTTttgaaagacaacaacaacGCTGCTCAGAGATTGCTGGATGGAGTGAAATACATTTCCCAGTCAGTGTCTGAACTGAGTGTCAAGCCTGCAAAAGCAGTCACCTCCTGGCTTACTGACCAGATTGCTCCCACCTACTGGAAACCCAACTCCCTTATCCTG AAATGCCATAAATGTGGGGAAGAGTTCCAGCCCAATGACACCAAGCACCACTGTCGCGCCTGTGGAGAGGGTTTCTGTGATTCCTGCTCCTCAAAAACTCGACCGGTCCCTGAGAGGGGCTGGGGGCTCGATCCAGTCAGGGTCTGCGATGCATGTTTCCACAACAGGGGAATCCCAACTG AGCTGCTGGATGCGGCcttggaggaggagggagggaccCTGATAGCCAGGAAGGTTGGAGAGGCTGTACAAAACACTTTAGGAGCCGTAGTTGGTGCTATTGACATACCTGTCG GCCTTGTCAAGGATGCAGCTCGCCCAGCCTACTGGGTCCCGGACCAGGACATCCATTCCTGCTGCGAGTGTCATAGGGAGTTTACCCCACGTCTCTCCATCCACCACTGTCGAGCCTGTGGCCAAGGCGTGTGTGACGACTGCTCCCAGGCGCGACGCCCTGTGCCCTCCCGGGGCTGGTACCATCCAGTGAGGGTCTGCAATGGCTGCAACCAGAAACCTGGAGACCTCTAG
- the wdr21 gene encoding WD repeat domain 21 isoform X2 — protein MKKWNCREGQRRYGRQGGGHRQRWSRDNRQRSTQDEQRYGENEAGPSHRGPQRRHDNQSASPSSSSSFSSSSSSSSSSKTSNGAPELPGFYFDPEKNRYFRLLPGHNNCNPLTREQLLEKEREKQRNKMLAEDENPIKKAPRRGLNTSLLLQKRHLGLLPRNSYCRLIHEVKVSGMRRHKLDIQSTDNGNPDMDNFRLIVGDSACERVFTVNDVSHGGCKYGIMNFSSSSEGSLSVEMCDNLYFTNRKVNSICWASVNYPDSHVLLCLVGMADTPGCVSLLPASLFSNSNPDQPGMLCSFKISSAWSCAWCLNPQFDKTFSTGLSRRVIVKDAETGRTQTYSVGSDVLAQQFALRVPVLFNGCRSGEIFSIDLRQRGRRDQSWKATRFHQESAITSVRVLQDENYLLAADMLGQIKLWDVRVTKPVQEYKGHYNEHAYLPIHVNEPEGLLLAVGQDCYTRLWSLKDGHLLRTIPSPHPTASDLIPSIVFSSNLGGCRGLPGLLMAVKHDLYYFPYNTDYQEGELSTGCYQKTETVSSLI, from the exons ATGAAGAAATGGAACTGTCGAGAAGGGCAGCGACGATACGGTCGACAAGGTGGTGGTCACCGCCAGAGATGGAGCAGAGACAACCGGCAGAGATCGACACAGGACGAACAGCG GTATGGAGAAAATGAGGCAGGGCCATCACACAGAGGACCCCAAAGAAGACATGATAACCAGTCtgcttctccttcttcttcctcatccttctcatcatcgtcatcctcatcttcttcctcaaAGACCAGCAATGGGGCCCCAG AGCTGCCTGGTTTCTACTTTGACCCCGAGAAAAACCGTTATTTCCGGCTGCTGCCAGGGCACAACAATTGCAACCCCCTGACTAGAGAGCAGCTACTggaaaaagaaagggagaaacaGAGGAACAAGATGCTTGCAGAGGATGAAAACCCTATAAAA AAAGCCCCAAGAAGAGGACTGAACACTTCACTGCTGTTACAGAAAAGACACCTTGGCCTGTTACCAAGGAACTCCTATTGTAG GCTCATCCATGAGGTAAAGGTCAGTGGAATGAGACGCCACAAACTGGATATCCAGAGTACAGACAATGGCAACCCTGACATGGACAACTTTAGACTCATAGTG GGAGACTCGGCATGTGAGCGAGTTTTTACAGTCAATGACGTCTCTCATGGAGGCTGCAAGTACGGCATCATgaatttcagcagcagcagtgaaggTTCTCTGTCTGTGGAAATGTGTGATAACCTTTACTTCACCAACCGCAAG GTGAATTCCATCTGCTGGGCCTCAGTCAACTACCCAGACTCCCATGTGTT ACTATGTCTGGTAGGAATGGCAGACACCCCTGGCTGTGTTAGTTTACTTCCTGCTTCCCTCTTCAGTAACTCCAACCCAG aTCAGCCAGGTATGCTGTGTAGCTTTAAGATATCCTCTGCTTGGTCGTGTGCTTGGTGCCTCAACCCACAGTTTGACAAGACTTTCAGCACTG GCCTGTCTCGTAGGGTAATTGTGAAAGATGCAGAGACGGGGCGAACACAGACGTACAGCGTTGGCAGCGATGTCTTGGCTCAACAGTTTGCCCTTAGA GTTCCTGTGTTGTTCAACGGTTGTAGATCTGGGGAGATCTTCAGTATCGATCTGCGTCAGCGTGGCCGGAGGGATCAAAGCTGGAAGGCCACTCGCTTCCATCAAGAGTCAGCAATCACCTCTGTCCGTGTCTTGCAGGATGAAAACTATCTGCTGGCTGCTGACATGCTAGGCCAG ATTAAGTTATGGGATGTGCGAGTGACAAAGCCAGTGCAGGAATATAAGGGGCATTATAATGAGCATGCCTACCTTCCAATCCATGTCAATGAACCTGAGGGGCTTCTCCTGGCAG TGGGTCAGGATTGCTACACAAGGTTATGGAGTCTAAAGGATGGCCACCTACTGAGGACCATCCCATCACCACACCCGACTGCAAGTGACTTAATCCCAAGCATTGTCTTCTCCTCCAATTTGGGTGGCTGCAGGGGGCTCCCTGGCCTGCTCATGGCTGTCAAACATGATCTATACTACTTCCCATACAACACAGACTACCAGGAAGGAGAGCTGTCGACTGGATGTTATCAAAAGACTGAAACTGTTTCCTCTCTCATATGA
- the wdr21 gene encoding WD repeat domain 21 isoform X1 — MAGIHWIAVSSQGMKKWNCREGQRRYGRQGGGHRQRWSRDNRQRSTQDEQRYGENEAGPSHRGPQRRHDNQSASPSSSSSFSSSSSSSSSSKTSNGAPELPGFYFDPEKNRYFRLLPGHNNCNPLTREQLLEKEREKQRNKMLAEDENPIKKAPRRGLNTSLLLQKRHLGLLPRNSYCRLIHEVKVSGMRRHKLDIQSTDNGNPDMDNFRLIVGDSACERVFTVNDVSHGGCKYGIMNFSSSSEGSLSVEMCDNLYFTNRKVNSICWASVNYPDSHVLLCLVGMADTPGCVSLLPASLFSNSNPDQPGMLCSFKISSAWSCAWCLNPQFDKTFSTGLSRRVIVKDAETGRTQTYSVGSDVLAQQFALRVPVLFNGCRSGEIFSIDLRQRGRRDQSWKATRFHQESAITSVRVLQDENYLLAADMLGQIKLWDVRVTKPVQEYKGHYNEHAYLPIHVNEPEGLLLAVGQDCYTRLWSLKDGHLLRTIPSPHPTASDLIPSIVFSSNLGGCRGLPGLLMAVKHDLYYFPYNTDYQEGELSTGCYQKTETVSSLI, encoded by the exons ATGGCAGGAATTCATTGGATAGCAGTTAGCTCACAAG GGATGAAGAAATGGAACTGTCGAGAAGGGCAGCGACGATACGGTCGACAAGGTGGTGGTCACCGCCAGAGATGGAGCAGAGACAACCGGCAGAGATCGACACAGGACGAACAGCG GTATGGAGAAAATGAGGCAGGGCCATCACACAGAGGACCCCAAAGAAGACATGATAACCAGTCtgcttctccttcttcttcctcatccttctcatcatcgtcatcctcatcttcttcctcaaAGACCAGCAATGGGGCCCCAG AGCTGCCTGGTTTCTACTTTGACCCCGAGAAAAACCGTTATTTCCGGCTGCTGCCAGGGCACAACAATTGCAACCCCCTGACTAGAGAGCAGCTACTggaaaaagaaagggagaaacaGAGGAACAAGATGCTTGCAGAGGATGAAAACCCTATAAAA AAAGCCCCAAGAAGAGGACTGAACACTTCACTGCTGTTACAGAAAAGACACCTTGGCCTGTTACCAAGGAACTCCTATTGTAG GCTCATCCATGAGGTAAAGGTCAGTGGAATGAGACGCCACAAACTGGATATCCAGAGTACAGACAATGGCAACCCTGACATGGACAACTTTAGACTCATAGTG GGAGACTCGGCATGTGAGCGAGTTTTTACAGTCAATGACGTCTCTCATGGAGGCTGCAAGTACGGCATCATgaatttcagcagcagcagtgaaggTTCTCTGTCTGTGGAAATGTGTGATAACCTTTACTTCACCAACCGCAAG GTGAATTCCATCTGCTGGGCCTCAGTCAACTACCCAGACTCCCATGTGTT ACTATGTCTGGTAGGAATGGCAGACACCCCTGGCTGTGTTAGTTTACTTCCTGCTTCCCTCTTCAGTAACTCCAACCCAG aTCAGCCAGGTATGCTGTGTAGCTTTAAGATATCCTCTGCTTGGTCGTGTGCTTGGTGCCTCAACCCACAGTTTGACAAGACTTTCAGCACTG GCCTGTCTCGTAGGGTAATTGTGAAAGATGCAGAGACGGGGCGAACACAGACGTACAGCGTTGGCAGCGATGTCTTGGCTCAACAGTTTGCCCTTAGA GTTCCTGTGTTGTTCAACGGTTGTAGATCTGGGGAGATCTTCAGTATCGATCTGCGTCAGCGTGGCCGGAGGGATCAAAGCTGGAAGGCCACTCGCTTCCATCAAGAGTCAGCAATCACCTCTGTCCGTGTCTTGCAGGATGAAAACTATCTGCTGGCTGCTGACATGCTAGGCCAG ATTAAGTTATGGGATGTGCGAGTGACAAAGCCAGTGCAGGAATATAAGGGGCATTATAATGAGCATGCCTACCTTCCAATCCATGTCAATGAACCTGAGGGGCTTCTCCTGGCAG TGGGTCAGGATTGCTACACAAGGTTATGGAGTCTAAAGGATGGCCACCTACTGAGGACCATCCCATCACCACACCCGACTGCAAGTGACTTAATCCCAAGCATTGTCTTCTCCTCCAATTTGGGTGGCTGCAGGGGGCTCCCTGGCCTGCTCATGGCTGTCAAACATGATCTATACTACTTCCCATACAACACAGACTACCAGGAAGGAGAGCTGTCGACTGGATGTTATCAAAAGACTGAAACTGTTTCCTCTCTCATATGA